The DNA window TTAAACTTGTTATTGCAGTATTTGACATCATAGACTTTGAAGGTTCATTTGATGTTGAAATTTTAGATATTTTAAGAGAAAAAGATTCAATAGTTATAGTTAATAAATTAGATTTAATTCCTGATGAAAAACACCCATCAGAAGTTGCTAACTGGGTAAAAGATAGACTTGCTGAAGAAAGTATAGCACCTCTAGATATAGCTATAGTTAGTACAAAAAATGGTTATGGTGTAAATGGAGTTTTTAGAAAAATTAAACATTTTTATCCTGATGGTGTTAATGCTATGGTTATTGGAGTTACTAATGTAGGAAAATCTAGTGTTATAAATAGACTTTTAGGTAAAAAGATTGCAACAGTTTCAAAATATCCAGGAACAACAATAAAAAATACTTTAAATATGATTCCATTTACTAATATTGGTTTATATGATACTCCTGGTTTAATTCCAGAAGGTAGAGCTTCTGATTTAGTATGTGATAATTGTGCTCAAAAGATTATCCCTGCTAGTGAAATTTCAAGAAAAACATTTAAAGCAAAACACAATAGAATGATAATGATAGGAAACTTAGTTAAATTTAAAATTTTAAATGATGATGAAATTAAACCTATATTTTCTATTTATGCTGCAAAAGATGTACAGTTTCATGAAACTACAATAGAAAAATCTAAGGAATTAGAAGCTGGAGACTTCTTTAGTATACCTTGTGACTGTTGTAAGGAAGAATATAATAAACATAAAAAAGTAAATAAAACTTTAACAATTAATACAGGAGAGGAGCTAGTATTTAAAGGTTTAGCATGGGTATCAGTTAAAAGAGGACCATTAAATATTCAAATTACTTTACCAGAAGAAATTGAAATATCTATTAGAAAAGCCTTTATAAATCCTAGAAGATAGAATGAAAAATATAAATAAAACAACTAAGAAAAAGAAAAGTTTTTTTATAGAAAGATTTTCAACTTTCTCTTTCTTAACTTTGATACCTATTGTTGCTCTAATGATATTTGTTTTTATTTCAATGTTTAGAGCAAAAAATGAAGAGGTGGATCTACCAAAAATATTGTTAAAAGATATAAAGACAATGAGAGTAGCGATAGATGACTATTATAAAGCAACTGGAACATTTCCTGACTTAGTTTTAGCAAATTCTGATGAAAAACTTGAGAGTATTTATTATGAAAAAGATGGAGAAAAAATATACTTTAAAGATTATTTGAGAGAAAGTTCTTTACCAAAAACTCCAGCTTTTAAAAATTTATCTGAATCAAATAAAATATATTTAGTTGAAAATTTTAGAAAAGTAACAAATGATGGTGGTTGGAATTACAATGTAAAAACTGGTGAAATCCATGTAAACTTACCCTATAATTTTTTTGAACAGGGTATAGACTGGGGAAACTATTAATAAAGGAGCAATGATAAATGGGGTTATTTGATAAACTTTTTGGAAAAAAGGATAAAGAAGAAATAAAAGAACAAGTTAATAAAGAGAAAGAAGATATTGGGAAAGAAGCAAATGAAGTAGAACTTGAAGAAGAAAAAGAAGAAATTCAAAAAGTTAATATTTCTCAAAGACTTACTAAAAGTAAAGAAGGATTCTTTTCTAAATTAAAGAATATATTTACTTCTAAAAGTAAAGTTGATGATTCTATTTATGAAGAATTAGAAGATTTATTATTACAATCTGATGTTGGACTTAGTATGACAACAAATTTAATTAATCAATTAGAAAAAGAAGTTAAGGCTAATAAAGTTGATAATACTGACGAAGTTTATGAAATTTTAAAAAGATTAATGTCTGAATTTTTATTATCACAAGATAGCAAAATTTACTTAAAAGACAATAAGATTAATGTAATTTTAATTGTTGGTGTAAATGGAGTTGGTAAAACTACAACTATTGGTAAACTTGCACTAAAATATAAGAAACTTG is part of the Fusobacterium nucleatum genome and encodes:
- the yqeH gene encoding ribosome biogenesis GTPase YqeH, whose protein sequence is MTKKCVGCGVELQNIDKNLQGYTPKPINTKEDMYCQRCFQLKHYGKYSVNKMTREDYKQEVGKLLGDVKLVIAVFDIIDFEGSFDVEILDILREKDSIVIVNKLDLIPDEKHPSEVANWVKDRLAEESIAPLDIAIVSTKNGYGVNGVFRKIKHFYPDGVNAMVIGVTNVGKSSVINRLLGKKIATVSKYPGTTIKNTLNMIPFTNIGLYDTPGLIPEGRASDLVCDNCAQKIIPASEISRKTFKAKHNRMIMIGNLVKFKILNDDEIKPIFSIYAAKDVQFHETTIEKSKELEAGDFFSIPCDCCKEEYNKHKKVNKTLTINTGEELVFKGLAWVSVKRGPLNIQITLPEEIEISIRKAFINPRR